A genomic segment from Spinacia oleracea cultivar Varoflay chromosome 3, BTI_SOV_V1, whole genome shotgun sequence encodes:
- the LOC110792405 gene encoding uncharacterized protein, with protein MSKDSYERKTRSSAGISPDQTSIGSGTKRSSVSSGGRTRDKKEFLRRFVDCKTFTCNLEEWFKDISENSGQETFDVPFELVELQKFDYALEGVSFQQLIRMPSAVYASSSDGVETTAVLAIEDFLHASVKGLWEAFWSEGEPLPFYVACLYNENMKFYQAESAIANGKVGGLSATAILLKNAKHPHGKWDEVLELALLTPDIGTLAVEGARLPSLSILGEALYFAVRMMLSRSLSKSSFLQSPSPVFVLLVDSQYAGVIKVEGDVSKLKLNVNNVYESATEWIKHHSNISMSPIDRIWNKLGNANWGDIGALQVLFATYHSILQLAGMPKQSIEDLAADHSSRLQARRMERQFADTTVNGHSLHQYQQGHVSPEIVEVLDESNRRENAEPMKLEIGSVLWLEDSNSQKDYEISEIRCDGELTYYIAFSIDDPGRSLCLYIGSHPSQVEPAWEDMNLWYQVQRQTKVLTVMKQKGLSSKYLPQLIASGKISHTSRSRRSSSSDDCNHPWWGTPVLVTTPVGETVTDMVRRSCFGSDEAIKCCHDCLSALSTASSSGVRHGDIRPENVMCITSGVRYPYFVLIGWGHAVLEERDRPAMNLHFSSTYALEEGKLCSASDAESLVYMLYFCSGGELPELDSVEGALQWRERAWSKRLIQQKLGDISAILKAFADYVDSLCGTPYPIDYDIWLRRLKRHIREDDHGKEIDMSG; from the coding sequence GCATCTCCCCTGACCAAACATCTATTGGGTCTGGGACAAAGAGGTCCAGTGTTTCATCCGGTGGTAGGACTCGAGATAAGAAGGAATTTCTCCGGAGATTTGTAGACTGTAAAACTTTTACGTGTAACTTGGAGGAGTGGTTTAAAGATATATCAGAAAATTCAGGACAAGAGACATTTGATGTGCCTTTCGAGTTGGTAGAGCTTCAGAAATTTGACTATGCATTAGAAGGGGTTTCTTTCCAACAACTAATTCGTATGCCCAGTGCTGTTTATGCTTCTTCGTCAGATGGTGTCGAAACTACCGCAGTCCTAGCAATTGAAGATTTCCTACATGCAAGTGTGAAGGGGTTGTGGGAAGCATTTTGGAGCGAGGGAGAGCCTTTACCATTCTATGTTGCATGCCTTTATAATGAGAATATGAAATTCTATCAAGCTGAAAGCGCGATTGCCAATGGTAAAGTAGGAGGTCTCTCTGCTACTGCGATATTGCTGAAGAATGCCAAACATCCACATGGGAAGTGGGATGAAGTTCTTGAGCTGGCTCTTCTGACGCCTGATATTGGAACCCTTGCAGTAGAAGGTGCACGTCTTCCTTCTCTGTCCATATTAGGTGAAGCTTTATATTTTGCTGTCCGGATGATGTTGTCGAGAAGCCTTAGCAAGAGTAGTTTTCTTCAAAGCCCAAGCCCCGTGTTTGTGCTTCTTGTTGATTCTCAATATGCTGGTGTGATAAAAGTTGAAGGAGACGTGAGCAAATTGAAGCTAAATGTAAATAATGTATATGAGTCCGCCACAGAATGGATAAAGCATCATTCAAATATTTCCATGTCTCCTATTGATAGGATATGGAATAAGCTCGGGAATGCTAATTGGGGGGATATTGGTGCTCTTCAGGTGCTTTTTGCAACTTACCACTCCATCCTACAGTTGGCTGGGATGCCCAAGCAGTCTATTGAAGATCTGGCTGCTGACCACAGTTCTCGTCTCCAAGCAAGAAGGATGGAGAGGCAATTTGCTGACACCACTGTAAACGGACATAGCTTACACCAGTATCAGCAGGGCCATGTCTCTCCAGAAATTGTTGAGGTTCTAGATGAATCCAACAGAAGGGAGAATGCTGAGCCGATGAAGCTAGAAATTGGGTCAGTTTTGTGGTTGGAGGATTCGAACTCCCAGAAAGACTATGAAATTAGTGAAATTCGATGTGATGGTGAACTTACGTACTATATAGCATTTTCCATTGACGACCCTGGAAGATCTCTCTGCTTATATATTGGTTCTCATCCCTCCCAAGTGGAGCCTGCTTGGGAAGATATGAATCTGTGGTACCAGGTTCAGAGGCAAACTAAGGTATTGACTGTGATGAAACAGAAAGGTCTATCAAGCAAGTACTTGCCTCAACTAATTGCATCTGGAAAGATAAGTCACACTAGTCGATCTCGGAGATCAAGCTCGAGTGATGATTGCAATCACCCTTGGTGGGGAACTCCTGTCCTTGTGACTACCCCAGTTGGTGAAACGGTAACTGATATGGTCAGAAGAAGCTGTTTTGGTTCAGATGAGGCTATTAAGTGTTGCCATGACTGCTTGTCCGCACTTTCTACTGCCTCTTCTTCTGGCGTTAGACATGGTGACATCCGACCAGAGAATGTGATGTGCATTACTTCAGGTGTAAGGTACCCTTACTTTGTCTTGATCGGATGGGGTCATGCTGTGCTGGAGGAGAGGGACCGGCCTGCAATGAATCTTCACTTTTCATCCACTTATGCCCTTGAAGAGGGTAAGTTGTGCTCAGCGTCCGATGCTGAGAGTTTAGTTTACATGCTTTACTTCTGTTCTGGTGGGGAGTTGCCCGAGTTGGATTCAGTTGAAGGGGCGTTGCAATGGAGAGAAAGGGCTTGGTCAAAACGGTTGATACAGCAGAAGCTCGGGGACATTTCAGCCATCCTAAAAGCTTTTGCTGATTATGTTGACAGTTTATGTGGGACTCCTTATCCTATTGACTATGATATTTGGTTAAGACGGTTGAAAAGACACATACGCGAGGATGATCACGGGAAGGAAATCGACATGTCAGGTTGA